Genomic window (Manduca sexta isolate Smith_Timp_Sample1 chromosome 26, JHU_Msex_v1.0, whole genome shotgun sequence):
TTCCAGGTGATACCATGCGTGCACCCGATCCCGTGGGGTCTGTTCCCCGGCCGTATGATCAGGGTGCAGGGGAACACACCGCCTGGTGCACAGAGGTAAGGTTGCCCAATTACTAATCTTTATTACCTTGGTGCATGTAGCCGTGCAATAACATAATTATCACCAATGTTGCAGCAACATaccagaaattaaaaaaaaactcggtCTTTGCTCCCACTCTAGCGTGACTTCAACTGATCTGCTATCTCCCCAGATTCGCGATCAATCTGCAGTGCGGTCCCAACACGGATCCGCGCGACGACATCGCTCTTCACCTGAACTTCCGCTTCATGGAGATGTGCGTGGTGCGCAACCACCTCACCGCCATGAACTGGGGCGTGGAGGAGACCTCCGGCGGCATGCCGCTCTCCAGGGGAGAGTCGTTTGAAGCGCTCATACTCTGCGAGCCACAGTCCATCAAGGTATTTATCAGAATTCATTGATGCTGTACTCTAAAACAGCGCCATAACTCCCTGGAGTCAGTATTTTTAAACTTTGGTACCTGTGATACAGAAGTCGTGGTAGCTTTTAAAGTGCAATAGGGTAAAAGTCCTGTGTTGTTGACAAGTATTTAGGCAATAGTTATGAGTTAATGTTGTACCCATCTTTTGTTGTATGCATGTATCTTCTGTTGTTGCATTTTCCGCTTTGGACCATGATGAGTGTCAAAAAATATGTACTCAAGTTTTTTATGTGGAACTTTCGATTAAAATCCAATCTCATTGTTTGGCTAGTCACGGACGTCTTtacattcaattaattatactgcctcggtggcgttatTGTATTGCGGTACGGCTGCAGTGCTGGACCCTCGGCCTTAATCCCCGcattgggcaaagtgatattgggtttttttactctATATCAACcaggagtctgaaatttgtgcccactATAACAAGAGGCTCGCATGGGACTCCCCTATCATATCACGGGAAGGAATACGTACGGCGGGAAGTGAGCGCAccagttgcacttctgcctaacCCTATGGGGATTGAAAGCGTAAATGTGTAATAAgataggggccgttcaagtattacgtaacgtaatttggaGGGGAGGGGTCATTTAAAAAgctacgatgcgttacaggcccGGGGGGGggggcgttttttttttttttttacgtaggtaaatcgtcagttgactatctcccgccttgggatgggcgggagagcgtgtcagacttttactgactaagaacccacggtgttcccatcctttgcctatgtgcctaggtccaagatccggtggcattgagacctaggcaggcaccggccctaaagggccccgcaaattatgctgacactgctcttcgaggcgcgcgtggaacactacgcgccgtacacacgggccgttggggtgtttcgggcgacgagctacccaatgctcgtcacctgACGGTctgcgcctacggaggccgacgatcctcagcagacgttcgacgcccgcgtcttgtgcgtctgccgtggcggatgggacgttgggcgctttggcgccgtatccgttccgccacctcctttgcgagcatcatgtcctcgcagaaggaggtgactgcgtcccactctctcgccccggagcatggcttctaccaggccccgacgcgagaggtctccgccaccgatggccgttgtgagaacacgacggtgctcagcccaagctgggcacacctccaccgtatgctccaccgtgtcctccggccgatccgcacagtacaaacacgcgggcgtatcctccacccggatccgatacaggtacctgccgaagcagccgtgaccggtcagtacctgcgtcgtccggaatgagaggacgccgtgacgtctcgtcagccacacctcgaagaggggacttaccgccgctatcgtggcgtgcccaggggggggggggtcttacaacgcgttatgtaacattggattttttattttaaaataataacaaaggaTTTATAGATTTTTCGGTATTTTGcggaaaaaatgtaattttagttacgtaactttttgagggaggggggggggaggggcgtacaggaaaaagGGGCGtacaaaaattgcgttacgtaatacttgaatggCCCTATAAGATAAAGTTTATTCAAAAAACAACAACACATACaaaatcacataataattaCTCTGCTACCTATATTTCTTTATCACGTGTCACGTAACTCGACTATATGGATATCGACACGTGCAGGTGGCATTGAACGGCATGCACTTCTGCGAGTTCCCGCACCGCGTGCCGTACCAGCGCGTGTCGCACATCACGGTCGACGGCGACGTGATGGTGCAGTTCATCGGGTTCGAGGGCGCGCAGCCGCCGCCCACGCAGATGTACGCGGTGAGTGTTCCCCTGGCGTGTAATCTGGATTACCCTGGAcgattgtataaaattattagccATGACTTGTGTGACTTGACAATTTTGATACATAATACCTCATGCTTGTGGGGATTTAAGGGTATATATTGGAAAATTTTAGACCAAATTATGTGATTCCTTAGAGGATTGTGCGTATAGGAATTGTAAATACGAGCCACATATTATATGAAGTGGCCTAAACAAAGAAGAAGTCATTGCATTTTTAAAAGAGAGAGATTTTGCAAAAGAACAACACCAGAGCCTCATGTTCGTTCTTCTCTGGAGAGAAttactttccgaactggtggtagagttaatattgacggaatctaaataatgtataacatttaacaggttcaaatatattatttcatatatgcACTATTGAGATTTTTTCAACACATgaattaataagaaaaacttACATCAAGGCTTAAATTTGAATGAAAGTAAAGATTAACACAGTGGAAGatcattgctggtggtaggatatattttatatccgcccggatagcgaccgtaaacaatttgttacaacccgccatagtgatccacgtaagtgtgtcgcgttccgggatcagtctgtgtatatccggttccaacaggccggcataattgtgtcgactgtcgaggcgtgatctctcgtcagtcgacattctatgggaccccttatataaaaaaaaacggggAGTAAAAATTGGTCTCCTTGCAGCAATCGGAGCAGGCATTCGCCTCGTACGGCGTCCCCCCGCCGGCATACGGCGCGCCAGGATACGGAGCTCCTCAAGGTACGTGAGACCTAACACACATAGAATTAAGGTCtagaattaattaattcatattggACTTATTGTATATGAAGGGATGTAAAATATGGCACgggtatttttatttcgttttataaaaaaataagtatgtattaatattaaaaaaaaatgtattggcACGCAGCTTCATCGCTCGACAGTTGTAGAGTGGATATATACAAGGACTCCTAGCGATATTGaacactattataataaaattagctcTGCGTTAACACACAGCTAGGCAGGAACCACGCTCGTTTGATCCTTTTAAATTGCCATCAGTATAACCTCGGACGTACAGGTTGTATGGTAACCTGTTCTCTAATTACAGGATAGCGTCATATTAATATGACGATGTATGCCCATTACTAGTGTAACAAACTGTAGTGACGGAATTGCGTCtgataaattatactaatattactggtggtaggtctctcatatgtgagaatctacctgggtaggtacagtcagcaacagaagtcgttgaacataatttgtttccaatatttcctaatcattatcatttaccataagttactgattaatttaaatacaaaacaacttgtcataattgaactacaaaagtagctgaactcCGTCAAACTattcactgctaaacattactagcgacaattatttatgatctgtaataagtacaaatgtggctgaaattagcaaattctttgttttatatacaattttttttccaactgtccagaatttcaattaaattgttaggttgtaacatactagctttggctcgctactccgcctgcgtgaaagtttttcaaggactaaagtcttgctttatatttacccaggatagaaagtagcgtatagcgcttaagagtaatgtagcttcctattagggaaatattttcaaaatcgattaagcagttcctgagtttagcgcattcaaacaaacaaactcttcaggtttattataatagtatatattgaagttaataactagaattataaatttttaagtatggacaaaacatcataatactttagtaagtaatattataacattaataggaataggttagttacattttaaacatcctattttatagagcactggctggtttaaggaacaaatgtgtaatttcaaaattattctggcaggagattcgaaggattcaacgtaaacgtcagtttctttttcatatttttttcagcaaATCCTTTACTAtggtatccatattgaaatgataaccttaatctgtactcttctttggtaagtgatttatgatccctttcaatgttcaggtgttttgtaaattagtatctgttcatcgacttttgttgctgatcgtaccacCACAATGCCGACTAATTTTGCCGCTGAGCAcccgtgtgtagtcactgttgtgttccggtttgaaggacaatgtagccagtgtaactactggacataataagacttaagatCTCATATCTCGGAtgcgagcgctgtggaataccaatactttgtaatccaaagtgttggatggtgtttctactgtttatgggcggtcgtatcgcttaccatcaggcgaacggcaagctcgtcacgtcattgaaagctataaaaaaaactgttttttttttatctttatggaTTCCATTTTGCCCCTTGTTAACCAACAATTTAAGTGATTCCTTCTAAATGGCGTCAGGTCCGTTGCCTATAATTGGGGCCTAAGATAGCCGGCGACCACCCCcaggtaattcttgtgcgctcggtctccacacgcATTCACgaggggacatttgtcgcggttATATGTACACAATCAAGAGTGTATTCCtcgtgattataatttataattgagcCCTATAAGGGCTTGCGAACATTTCCCCTATTTTCCCTTCTGCCATTCCTAGAAAATTCCTATCCGTCCCCCATTTCCTTCCCCACTCTCCATCGGGTTAGTGCAGTCGCTAGGCCAGGGGATTCCATTATGTCATTTACAGGTTTCCCCTGGTGTTGAAGTGTGTCATTTACAGGTTTCCCCTGGTGTACTGCAGGTACgcctaaacacaaaaataacatagCTGGCGTAGTAAGAGTATCGGTCCTCTCCCTGCCTCTGAAAAGCGAATAAGGCGTACATACAATAGGAATTGAAGTCAGCGTTGAAGTTACGTGCCGACACTATgtccataatttttaataactaaatggaTAATCATAAACCCTGCTTGTGCTATAtagctttttaattattttttttttcgagggaactgattttttttttttttgtgtttataagtaatattttttgtggtttgcagtattattattattcgtataTTATCTAGTACTTACTAATACACTAACAttgatattttctgtttgttgaGTGTTTCGATTGAAATTAAGCGAACAGTTTTAACTCGGagctgtattaaaaaaacaatctcaTAGTTGAATAGTACCTTAAGTAGCAGCTGTCACTTAAGCGCctgttctcagctgagtcggcgctGTTTAATAAGCAAGGCTGCTGTCAAAATTGTGTCATGTATTTTGATTTAGGATATcgtttgagatgttgatatatatgttaatttaatggTTCAGATCTTAAGATACTGACTTCAATTTCACAGTGTTTTAAGCTGATATCCCACTCACTTAAGAGCACAATTGAGTAGCATCTATTAATGTGGAGCTCAGACTGTTTGGCTGAGTGAGAGTCTCTGGTGTAGAGCGTGATAAGtcggttttataaaataccatgGTTCCGATCACTGCACCATAGAAATGTACGTGTCCCGAATATGTGTTTCGGGTTTTGAATACTTCATTCCACAAAAAATCcctcattgaaaataaaagtatttaacggatttattcgcggtttttatattattattttctcccgacgtttcgaagactttgcagccttcatggtcacgggggggactgaggtgttgttcatccgtaaagtcaaagtaaattttacaaaaatacaactttttaaaatattagctgttgaaacgtcgagagaaaataataatataaaaaccgcgaaaaaatccgttaaatacttttattttcaatgtctaacattcgcgtaaacataagaaatcattataaaaaatccCTCGTTACATATAAATCGTATGTAGCGTCAACTCAAGTGTGAGATCGGGACTCAAGATGATGTGGAACTATTGaatattttgtgttaacatttccattttgatattttaatcaaatacatCGCTTAATTTCAGTTGAAATTAGTTTCGGTTAATTGTAGATATGGTCAGTTTTGCATGTTTTTTAGGGGTATGTATGCGCGACCCCGAGGTATGTTGTGCAGAAGATTTTATGCTTTAATTACATagctttaaaaattaatttaatataaacaaatttaattgtttgtgtCGATCAGAAACTACGAGTTAGATCCCAAAAACACCCACACCATTTACTACTTTTAAATAGAAACCATGTTTAATTCTCTGCCAGATATAACCGCCTGTCATTAAGGACACAGTTTGTTAGCTCTTagaatgaattataatttgtaaggtATGATCGTCGAGTTCACAGGAAAACCTTGTCAGGAAtccaaaatgtaattatatttcaacattttctGAATTTAATAAcctgtgatttattttttataagcgGTCACTCACTGTGTACTGTTTTCCTAACTCAGatcgtttttttaaattttccgaTTTATCATGTTTCTAACCGTTTGGTAATTTTACGGTacatgttgtttttttatattaaataaaataatattttttaaatttaaaatacctaattaaaatgcggtatatatttatttaacgttCTTTTTCCAATatttgttctaattttaaatgtttctatTGTTACACTGTTTATTCTGTAGGTCAGTTTTTACCTTATGGTACATACGGAGGTTGCACTTGGACGAGTTGATATTCTACATGGGCTGTCAGTACGCCATCTATACGTATTTGACACGGGTTGAAATCTGTACAGCCAAGTTCAGACTGATTTATATCAGAGATAAAACAGCAAAATtctttatcaaaaattattcatataaattatgtagGATTTTTGgcacatagaaaaaaatatatttacaaaaaaaaaataagtgttagcactttttaataaaattcataaaatctgTTAATAAGGTCATGTCTCAAATCTCAGTATGTTTTATAGCTTTCAAGTTGTAATATACAATGTATTACGAAGAACAATTTGTAGGAACTCAACCAGACTTGCGTGGAATACAGTCCGTTTTAGCCGTCTGTATCGTAATGTAAGAGAGACCTGAGTGATAATTTAACTGTTTTGAATATTCCGCGAGTGAAAGTGCATTTCTATGTCTGTATAGTGATTTAAGGTAAgttattatgttgtatataaAACGCACCAAATAAGTGTCCACTCACTGACCCTTGCTGTCCTTGGGTCAATTTTGACCCATTCCTTAACATTACTGTTCAAGGTCAGTATTATGTACGAGTGTAAATATCACTGAGCAAGCTAGttcaaatatgtaatatttgacAAGTCCCCGCAATGGTAGACGTAGTGtaaataagttaataagtaAAACCTTATGATATTGATATTTAGTGTTTTAAAAGTCTGTGTTCTTGTTCTAATTTTTTAATACGACAAATTTCTTCACATAGGTTCATTTTTGACccagtacatttttaaattgtaatgcaTCAATGATGACTACCTACTAAAAATCATTTAGTATTTGAACTTTGAAGACATTGTAATGATAAGAAACATGATTTCTTTAGTTTGAAGCTCGAAATCATAAATATGTTAGACAAAGATTGGCTTTTGTGACAAGCGTCTTCagtttttttgatattttgtggTGATGGGTCAATTTTGGGTCGGGTGCTACGTCAtggtgcaaaaataaaaatagaacatgtCCCATGTCATGGCC
Coding sequences:
- the LOC115452216 gene encoding galectin-4 isoform X2, which translates into the protein MAAQPIYNPVIPCVHPIPWGLFPGRMIRVQGNTPPGAQRFAINLQCGPNTDPRDDIALHLNFRFMEMCVVRNHLTAMNWGVEETSGGMPLSRGESFEALILCEPQSIKVALNGMHFCEFPHRVPYQRVSHITVDGDVMVQFIGFEGAQPPPTQMYAQSEQAFASYGVPPPAYGAPGYGAPQGFVGAPYEGSTTYVQTEQRRGLGTGAAVGLGVGALAAGGLAGYALGGGFSSDSPTREEVQVSSLTETVDFGGDDWMD
- the LOC115452216 gene encoding galectin-4 isoform X1 produces the protein MCRLQFFEGRFFLIQATVIPCVHPIPWGLFPGRMIRVQGNTPPGAQRFAINLQCGPNTDPRDDIALHLNFRFMEMCVVRNHLTAMNWGVEETSGGMPLSRGESFEALILCEPQSIKVALNGMHFCEFPHRVPYQRVSHITVDGDVMVQFIGFEGAQPPPTQMYAQSEQAFASYGVPPPAYGAPGYGAPQGFVGAPYEGSTTYVQTEQRRGLGTGAAVGLGVGALAAGGLAGYALGGGFSSDSPTREEVQVSSLTETVDFGGDDWMD